Proteins from a genomic interval of Nasonia vitripennis strain AsymCx chromosome 3, Nvit_psr_1.1, whole genome shotgun sequence:
- the LOC100120113 gene encoding tRNA (uracil-5-)-methyltransferase homolog A isoform X1, producing the protein MSEINIEALSDNSVKEEPKENPVKEESSHEKEESKDIIAKDEPKENAAKEEPKKNAVNGEDLYAYLDRDDFTTEKFKIEIRGLPKHYGIGEFKKFLNEKLELNANKIKPPKRGSGWAYICFRSEENREKAIKVLNGIEWKHARLTAHAANPAPDPYMKRKQERRAESRKKARIDNPAESLSPEERIKINTTPLFSMPYKEQLEFKQKEMRDVINRLGQEMSKVNKDLEKWYNSQKQKHNGLPCELGEIVHTDVTEGYRNKCEFTIGLDVTGSKKMIGFRLSSYAAGSIAVGPIDDLCHIPQQMKTAIKILEKFVCDSDLDTFDPVTHSGYWKQVTARTTRKNHLMLVVAINPQNMSDEDRKSLKNELKEFFEQHKEANVTSLFFQTIEKKGAGGEGGGVIEHISGTHYIEETLLGMTFRISPEAFFQINTLGAEALYNTAIELAKPLTDTALLDVCCGTGTIGLSFAKHCDEVLGIEMTPSAIENAKVNAKENDVKNCEFFVGKAEDILLPVINRTTKPNIVAIVDPPRAGLRKTYSQLTFTLLLNKHILGSLKIMFADQKALVSLRKAKKLKKLVYISCDPKAAIRNLVDLARPNSKQYFGEPLVPVKAVPVDMFPHTKHCELVLYLERFSLLKESSNET; encoded by the exons ATGAGTGAAATAAATATCGAGGCGCTGAGCGACAATAGTGTAAAGGAAGAACCGAAAGAAAATCCTGTAAAAGAAGAGTCATCACACGAAAAGGAGGAGTCAAAAGACATTATTGCGAAGGATGAACCAAAAGAAAATGCAGCAAAGGAAGAACCCaaaaaaaatgctgtaaaCGGAGAGGACCTTTATGCCTACTTGGATCGCGATGACTTTACAACAGAGAAGTTCAAGATAGAAATAAGAGGGTTGCCGAAACACTATGGTATTGGTGAATTCAAGAAATTTTTAAACGAGAAGCTGGAATTAAATGCTAATAAAATTAAACCACCAAAGAGAGGCAGTGGCTGGGCATATATTTGCTTTCGCAGTGAGGAGAATCGCGAGAAAGCAATCAAAGTACTCAATGGAATCGAATGGAAACATGCAAGGCTAACAGCTCAC GCTGCAAATCCTGCACCAGATCCTTACATGAAGAGGAAACAGGAAAGAAGGGCAGAGTCTCGTAAGAAGGCCAGAATAGATAATCCAGCTGAATCTCTATCACCTGAAGAgaggataaaaataaatacaacacCTCTATTCAGTATGCCATACAAGGAACAG ctgGAGTTCAAACAAAAAGAAATGAGAGATGTTATAAATAGGTTGGGGCAAGAAATGTCAAAGGTGAATAAAGATCTTGAAAAATGGTATAATTCTCAAAAACAGAAACACAATGGTTTACCTTGTGAGTTGGGAGAAATTGTTCACACTGATGTGACAGAAGGATACAGAAATAAATGTGAATTTACTATTG gtTTGGATGTAACaggaagcaaaaaaatgaTTGGATTTAGGCTGTCAAGTTATGCAGCTGGATCAATAGCTGTAGGACCAATTGATGATCTTTGCCACATTCCTCAACAAATGAAAACCGCCATTAAA atactGGAAAAATTTGTCTGTGATTCAGATTTAGATACATTTGATCCAGTGACACATAGTGGATACTGGAAACAAGTTACTGCCAGAACAACGCGGAAAAACCACTTGATGTTAGTAGTTGCAATAAATCCACAAAACATGAGTGATGAAGACAGAAAGAGTTTGAAGAATGAATTGAAAGAATTTTTTGAGCAACACAAAGAAGCTAATGTTACATCTTTATTCTTCCAAACGATTGAGAAAAA agGGGCTGGTGGAGAAGGTGGTGGTGTAATAGAGCACATCAGTGGAACCCATTACATAGAAGAAACTCTACTTGGAATGACATTTAGAATATCTCCTGAAGCCTTTTTCCAAATCAACACCTTAGGTGCTGAAGCTTTGTACAATACAGCTATTGAGTTGGCAAAGCCTTTGACTGACACGGCTTTACTGGACGTTTGTTGCGGAACCGGCACTATAGGACTTAGTTTTGCTAAA CACTGTGACGAAGTACTTGGCATTGAAATGACTCCAAGTGCCATCGAAAATGCAAAAGTAAATGCAAAGGAAAATGATGTAAAAAACTGCGAATTCTTCGTTGGAAAAGCAGAAGACATTTTGCTACCTGTAATCAACAGGACAACCAAACCCAATATTGTCGCCATCGTCGACCCACCGAGAGCCGGCTTACGTAAGACTTATTCACAATTAACGTTTAcgttattgttaaataaacATATTCTCGGCTCATTGAAAATTATGTTTGCAGATCAAAAAGCGCTGGTATCCCTGCGTAAGgccaaaaaattgaaaaaactaGTTTACATCTCTTGCGATCCCAAAGCGGCGATAAGAAATCTAGTCGATTTAGCCAGACCCAATTCAAAGCAATATTTTGGCGAGCCGCTAGTACCTGTAAAAGCAGTTCCCGTCGACATGTTTCCTCATACAAAGCACTGTGAACTGGTTTTGTATCTCGAGAGGTTTTCTCTTCTAAAAGAATCGAGCAACGAAACGTGA
- the LOC100120113 gene encoding tRNA (uracil-5-)-methyltransferase homolog A isoform X2, translating to MSEINIEALSDNSVKEEPKENPVKEESSHEKEESKDIIAKDEPKENAAKEEPKKNAVNGEDLYAYLDRDDFTTEKFKIEIRGLPKHYGIGEFKKFLNEKLELNANKIKPPKRGSGWAYICFRSEENREKAIKVLNGIEWKHARLTAHAANPAPDPYMKRKQERRAESRKKARIDNPAESLSPEERIKINTTPLFSMPYKEQLEFKQKEMRDVINRLGQEMSKVNKDLEKWYNSQKQKHNGLPCELGEIVHTDVTEGYRNKCEFTIGLDVTGSKKMIGFRLSSYAAGSIAVGPIDDLCHIPQQMKTAIKILEKFVCDSDLDTFDPVTHSGYWKQVTARTTRKNHLMLVVAINPQNMSDEDRKSLKNELKEFFEQHKEANVTSLFFQTIEKKGAGGEGGGVIEHISGTHYIEETLLGMTFRISPEAFFQINTLGAEALYNTAIELAKPLTDTALLDVCCGTGTIGLSFAKHCDEVLGIEMTPSAIENAKVNAKENDVKNCEFFVGKAEDILLPVINRTTKPNIVAIVDPPRAGLHQKALVSLRKAKKLKKLVYISCDPKAAIRNLVDLARPNSKQYFGEPLVPVKAVPVDMFPHTKHCELVLYLERFSLLKESSNET from the exons ATGAGTGAAATAAATATCGAGGCGCTGAGCGACAATAGTGTAAAGGAAGAACCGAAAGAAAATCCTGTAAAAGAAGAGTCATCACACGAAAAGGAGGAGTCAAAAGACATTATTGCGAAGGATGAACCAAAAGAAAATGCAGCAAAGGAAGAACCCaaaaaaaatgctgtaaaCGGAGAGGACCTTTATGCCTACTTGGATCGCGATGACTTTACAACAGAGAAGTTCAAGATAGAAATAAGAGGGTTGCCGAAACACTATGGTATTGGTGAATTCAAGAAATTTTTAAACGAGAAGCTGGAATTAAATGCTAATAAAATTAAACCACCAAAGAGAGGCAGTGGCTGGGCATATATTTGCTTTCGCAGTGAGGAGAATCGCGAGAAAGCAATCAAAGTACTCAATGGAATCGAATGGAAACATGCAAGGCTAACAGCTCAC GCTGCAAATCCTGCACCAGATCCTTACATGAAGAGGAAACAGGAAAGAAGGGCAGAGTCTCGTAAGAAGGCCAGAATAGATAATCCAGCTGAATCTCTATCACCTGAAGAgaggataaaaataaatacaacacCTCTATTCAGTATGCCATACAAGGAACAG ctgGAGTTCAAACAAAAAGAAATGAGAGATGTTATAAATAGGTTGGGGCAAGAAATGTCAAAGGTGAATAAAGATCTTGAAAAATGGTATAATTCTCAAAAACAGAAACACAATGGTTTACCTTGTGAGTTGGGAGAAATTGTTCACACTGATGTGACAGAAGGATACAGAAATAAATGTGAATTTACTATTG gtTTGGATGTAACaggaagcaaaaaaatgaTTGGATTTAGGCTGTCAAGTTATGCAGCTGGATCAATAGCTGTAGGACCAATTGATGATCTTTGCCACATTCCTCAACAAATGAAAACCGCCATTAAA atactGGAAAAATTTGTCTGTGATTCAGATTTAGATACATTTGATCCAGTGACACATAGTGGATACTGGAAACAAGTTACTGCCAGAACAACGCGGAAAAACCACTTGATGTTAGTAGTTGCAATAAATCCACAAAACATGAGTGATGAAGACAGAAAGAGTTTGAAGAATGAATTGAAAGAATTTTTTGAGCAACACAAAGAAGCTAATGTTACATCTTTATTCTTCCAAACGATTGAGAAAAA agGGGCTGGTGGAGAAGGTGGTGGTGTAATAGAGCACATCAGTGGAACCCATTACATAGAAGAAACTCTACTTGGAATGACATTTAGAATATCTCCTGAAGCCTTTTTCCAAATCAACACCTTAGGTGCTGAAGCTTTGTACAATACAGCTATTGAGTTGGCAAAGCCTTTGACTGACACGGCTTTACTGGACGTTTGTTGCGGAACCGGCACTATAGGACTTAGTTTTGCTAAA CACTGTGACGAAGTACTTGGCATTGAAATGACTCCAAGTGCCATCGAAAATGCAAAAGTAAATGCAAAGGAAAATGATGTAAAAAACTGCGAATTCTTCGTTGGAAAAGCAGAAGACATTTTGCTACCTGTAATCAACAGGACAACCAAACCCAATATTGTCGCCATCGTCGACCCACCGAGAGCCGGCTTAC ATCAAAAAGCGCTGGTATCCCTGCGTAAGgccaaaaaattgaaaaaactaGTTTACATCTCTTGCGATCCCAAAGCGGCGATAAGAAATCTAGTCGATTTAGCCAGACCCAATTCAAAGCAATATTTTGGCGAGCCGCTAGTACCTGTAAAAGCAGTTCCCGTCGACATGTTTCCTCATACAAAGCACTGTGAACTGGTTTTGTATCTCGAGAGGTTTTCTCTTCTAAAAGAATCGAGCAACGAAACGTGA